The proteins below come from a single Tissierella sp. MB52-C2 genomic window:
- a CDS encoding electron transfer flavoprotein subunit beta/FixA family protein, with protein sequence MNIIVCIKQVPDTNEVRIDPVRGTLIREGVPSIINPDDRNALEEALKIKDKLKDVKVIVLSMGPPQADVALRETLAMGADEAILLSDRAFAGSDTWATSTALAAGIKKIGDYSIIFCGRQAIDGDTAQVGPQIAEHLNIPQITYVEELEIEGDKVIAKRTLEDGHFVVESKMPVLLTAIKELNIPRYPSIKGIYNAYNSDNVKVLSAKDVDADFDNLGLNGSPTQVNKSFTPSGRSGEGEILQGSGKEAVESLILRLREKHLI encoded by the coding sequence ATGAATATTATTGTATGTATAAAGCAAGTACCAGATACTAATGAAGTTAGAATAGACCCAGTACGTGGAACTCTTATTCGTGAAGGAGTACCAAGTATTATAAATCCAGATGATAGAAATGCTTTGGAAGAAGCTCTAAAAATTAAAGATAAATTAAAAGATGTAAAAGTAATAGTTTTAAGCATGGGGCCTCCTCAGGCTGATGTTGCCCTTAGGGAAACTTTAGCCATGGGAGCAGATGAAGCTATACTTTTAAGCGACAGAGCTTTTGCAGGTTCTGATACTTGGGCTACCTCTACTGCTCTTGCTGCGGGTATAAAAAAGATTGGAGACTATAGTATTATATTCTGTGGAAGACAAGCAATAGATGGAGATACGGCACAGGTTGGACCTCAAATAGCAGAACATTTAAATATACCTCAAATTACTTATGTTGAAGAATTAGAAATTGAAGGAGACAAAGTTATAGCTAAAAGAACATTGGAAGATGGACATTTTGTTGTGGAATCTAAAATGCCTGTACTTTTAACAGCTATAAAAGAATTAAATATACCAAGATACCCTTCCATTAAAGGCATTTATAATGCCTACAATAGTGATAATGTTAAGGTTTTATCAGCAAAAGATGTAGATGCAGATTTTGACAATCTAGGACTAAACGGATCGCCTACCCAAGTAAATAAATCTTTTACACCATCAGGAAGATCAGGTGAGGGAGAAATATTACAGGGAAGTGGAAAAGAGGCAGTTGAATCATTGATACTAAGATTAAGAGAAAAACATCTTATTTAA
- a CDS encoding acyl-CoA dehydrogenase, with the protein MDFNLTKAQQMVRNVMKEFTEKEVKPIAAEIDETERFPTETVEKMAKYNMLGIPFPVEYGGAGGDELSYAIAVEELSKSCGTTGVICSAHTSLGCWPIYKYGTEEQKQKYLIPLAKGEHLGAFGLTEPNAGTDAAGQQTTAILDGDNYILNGSKIFITNGGQSDTYIIFAMTDKSKGTRGISTFIVEKDFPGFSIGKIEEKMGIRASATAELIFQNCIVPKENLLGKEGEGFKIAMSTLDGGRIGIAAQALGIAAGALDETIKYIKERQQFGRSISKFQGLQWMIADMATEIEAARLLVYRAAYNKANNLPYSKEAAMAKLFASECAMNVTTKCVQLFGGYGYTKDYPIERMMRDAKITEIYEGTSQVQQMVISAAVLK; encoded by the coding sequence ATGGATTTCAATTTAACTAAAGCGCAACAAATGGTAAGAAATGTAATGAAAGAATTTACAGAAAAAGAGGTAAAACCCATTGCAGCTGAGATTGATGAGACAGAAAGATTTCCAACAGAAACTGTAGAAAAAATGGCAAAATATAATATGTTAGGAATACCTTTTCCAGTAGAGTATGGTGGGGCAGGAGGAGACGAATTATCCTATGCCATAGCTGTAGAAGAATTATCAAAGTCTTGTGGTACTACAGGAGTTATATGTTCCGCTCACACATCCTTAGGATGTTGGCCTATATATAAATATGGTACAGAGGAACAAAAACAAAAATATCTAATTCCGTTGGCAAAGGGAGAACATTTAGGAGCTTTTGGTTTAACAGAGCCTAATGCTGGAACTGATGCAGCAGGACAACAAACTACTGCTATCTTAGATGGTGATAATTATATTTTAAACGGTTCAAAGATATTTATAACAAATGGCGGACAGTCAGATACATATATAATATTTGCCATGACTGATAAAAGTAAAGGTACTAGAGGAATATCTACATTTATAGTTGAAAAAGACTTCCCTGGTTTTAGTATCGGAAAAATTGAAGAAAAAATGGGTATTAGGGCATCTGCAACTGCTGAACTAATATTTCAAAATTGTATAGTACCAAAGGAAAATCTATTAGGCAAAGAAGGAGAAGGTTTTAAAATTGCCATGTCTACCCTAGATGGAGGTAGAATTGGTATAGCTGCCCAAGCCTTAGGTATAGCAGCAGGTGCCTTAGATGAAACGATTAAATATATAAAAGAGAGACAACAATTCGGTAGATCTATATCTAAATTCCAAGGACTTCAATGGATGATAGCGGATATGGCAACCGAAATAGAAGCAGCTAGACTTCTTGTTTATAGGGCAGCCTATAATAAAGCAAATAACTTACCTTATAGTAAAGAAGCAGCAATGGCTAAATTATTTGCATCAGAATGTGCTATGAATGTAACTACTAAATGTGTTCAATTATTTGGTGGATATGGATATACAAAGGATTATCCAATAGAGAGAATGATGAGAGATGCGAAGATTACTGAGATATATGAAGGTACATCACAAGTACAACAAATGGTTATATCAGCCGCTGTATTAAAATAG